One window from the genome of Marinobacter sp. LV10R510-11A encodes:
- a CDS encoding SulP family inorganic anion transporter, which produces MLYTLKANWFSNIKGDLLAGIVVALALIPEAIAFSIIAGVDPKVGLYASFCIAVIIAFVGGRPGMISAATGAMALLMVTLVKEHGLEYLLAATLLTGVIQVLAGWLKMGSLMRFVSRSVVTGFVNALAILIFMAQLPELTNVTWHVYAMTAAGLGIIYLFPYVPVLGKLLPSPLICIVALTIVAVLFNIDVRTVGDMGELPDTLPIFLWPEVPLNLETLMIILPYSIPLAMVGLLESMMTATIVDDLTDTESDRNRECRGQGIANIGSGLLGGMAGCAMIGQSIINIKSGGRTRLSTLMAGVFLLLMILVLDDILVRIPMAALVAVMIMVSIGTFSWESIRNLKTHPLSTNIVMLVTVCVVVVTHNLALGVFAGVLLAALFFANKIGHFMEVQATLDESSGTRTYTVTGQVFFSSSEKFVAAFDFREVVDKVVIDVSRAHFWDITAVGALDKVVIKFRREGAEVEVIGMNQASATIVDRFGVHDKPEGVDQLMGH; this is translated from the coding sequence ATGCTATATACTCTGAAAGCCAACTGGTTTTCCAACATCAAAGGCGACTTGCTCGCCGGAATTGTGGTTGCCCTCGCGTTGATTCCGGAAGCGATTGCGTTCTCGATCATCGCCGGAGTCGATCCCAAAGTAGGGCTTTACGCCTCATTCTGTATCGCCGTGATCATTGCATTTGTGGGTGGTCGCCCGGGAATGATTTCCGCCGCAACCGGCGCCATGGCGTTGTTGATGGTGACTTTGGTAAAGGAGCACGGCCTGGAGTACCTGTTGGCAGCCACCCTGTTAACCGGTGTGATTCAGGTTCTGGCGGGCTGGTTGAAGATGGGAAGCTTGATGCGGTTTGTCTCTCGCTCGGTGGTTACAGGCTTCGTGAATGCGCTGGCAATCCTGATCTTTATGGCCCAGTTGCCAGAGCTTACCAACGTAACCTGGCACGTTTACGCAATGACCGCCGCCGGGTTGGGTATTATTTATCTGTTTCCCTATGTGCCCGTACTGGGCAAGCTGTTGCCATCGCCGCTGATTTGCATCGTGGCGCTGACCATTGTGGCGGTGCTGTTTAATATTGACGTGCGCACCGTGGGCGACATGGGCGAACTGCCCGATACACTGCCGATCTTCCTCTGGCCAGAGGTGCCGTTGAACCTAGAAACCCTAATGATTATTCTGCCGTATTCCATTCCGTTGGCAATGGTTGGCTTGCTGGAATCCATGATGACCGCCACCATCGTGGACGATCTGACCGATACAGAAAGTGACCGTAATCGCGAGTGCCGAGGGCAGGGGATTGCCAACATCGGGTCTGGTCTGCTGGGGGGCATGGCCGGTTGCGCAATGATTGGTCAGTCGATTATCAACATCAAGTCAGGCGGCCGCACCCGGCTTTCCACGCTCATGGCTGGCGTGTTCCTGCTGTTGATGATACTGGTACTGGACGATATTCTGGTGCGAATTCCCATGGCCGCTCTGGTGGCTGTGATGATCATGGTGTCTATTGGCACCTTCTCCTGGGAATCTATTCGTAACCTGAAAACCCATCCGCTTTCCACCAATATTGTGATGCTGGTCACCGTGTGCGTGGTGGTTGTGACCCATAACCTGGCGCTGGGCGTGTTTGCCGGTGTGCTGCTTGCGGCGCTGTTCTTCGCTAACAAGATCGGGCACTTTATGGAAGTACAGGCAACGTTGGATGAATCATCGGGCACACGCACCTACACAGTGACGGGGCAGGTATTCTTCAGTTCTTCAGAAAAATTCGTTGCAGCGTTTGATTTCCGCGAGGTGGTCGATAAAGTGGTCATAGACGTCAGCCGCGCGCACTTCTGGGACATTACTGCGGTGGGTGCGCTGGATAAGGTGGTGATCAAGTTCCGCCGTGAGGGTGCGGAGGTGGAAGTGATTGGCATGAACCAGGCCAGCGCCACCATCGTTGACCGTTTTGGAGTGCACGACAAGCCGGAAGGCGTTGACCAGTTGATGGGCCATTAA
- a CDS encoding universal stress protein produces the protein MQDTTENPQANPQDTLHVVACIDGSRAAPAVCDYAAWASKYMGSPLTLLHVLDQERYPAEPDLAGNIGLGSREHLLDELALLDRKRAKLALEHGNHMLDEAAHRLQNAGIGEIKKRQRHGDLTESLLAMQEQTRLLVMGLHGESSSDRDQRIGSQLETVIRSMSRPILLVPNEFSTPKSAMLAFDGSATAFRGVEHLAASPVLKGIPMHLVVVGDETPEAMAQLRKAEAMLAPLESEITLAIRSGEVEPALRSYQDEFNIDILVMGAYGHSKIRRFLLGSTTTSMLNSAKTPLVILR, from the coding sequence ATGCAAGATACGACAGAGAATCCCCAAGCGAATCCTCAGGATACACTGCACGTTGTGGCCTGTATTGACGGTTCCCGCGCTGCCCCGGCGGTGTGTGATTATGCCGCTTGGGCCAGTAAATATATGGGCTCACCACTGACCCTGCTGCACGTGCTCGACCAAGAGCGCTATCCCGCGGAGCCCGACTTGGCCGGTAATATTGGCCTAGGTAGCCGTGAGCACCTTTTGGATGAACTGGCGTTGCTGGATCGCAAACGGGCCAAGCTGGCGCTGGAACATGGCAACCACATGCTGGACGAAGCCGCCCACAGGTTGCAGAACGCCGGCATTGGTGAAATCAAAAAGCGTCAGCGCCACGGTGATTTGACCGAATCGCTGCTGGCTATGCAGGAGCAAACTCGCTTGCTGGTCATGGGGCTGCACGGCGAAAGCAGTTCCGATCGTGATCAGCGCATTGGCAGCCAGCTGGAAACTGTTATTCGCAGCATGAGCCGCCCAATTCTTCTAGTGCCGAATGAGTTTTCAACGCCCAAAAGCGCCATGTTGGCGTTTGATGGCAGTGCAACGGCCTTTCGCGGCGTGGAGCATTTAGCTGCCAGCCCGGTACTCAAAGGGATACCCATGCACCTAGTGGTGGTGGGTGATGAAACGCCTGAAGCCATGGCGCAGCTTCGTAAGGCCGAGGCCATGCTAGCGCCTTTGGAGTCTGAGATTACTCTAGCTATTCGTAGTGGTGAGGTAGAGCCGGCACTGCGCAGTTATCAGGATGAATTCAATATCGATATTCTGGTGATGGGTGCTTACGGCCACTCAAAAATCCGCCGCTTTTTGCTAGGCAGCACGACCACTAGCATGCTGAATTCAGCGAAAACGCCGTTGGTGATTTTGCGATAG
- a CDS encoding amidase, protein MLAQGFLCLGKSTLPEFGFNATTEPLHDAPSRNPWNLAYSTGASSGGSAALVASGAVPIAHANDGGGSIRIPAACCGLVGLKPTRGRVIDNDAAKSLPINIVSDGVVTRSVRDTANFIHQAEQYFRNPKLAAVGKVEGPPDRPLKIGMVIDSINGHATDDITCETVEATARLLEAQGHRIEPVPIPVNSTFPDDFAMYWGLLALGMKLNGRKITHPDFDKRRVDGLTEGMSRMFLSGAWRLPAILWRLRRARFDYAKAMEGFDAVLTPVLGHTTPKLGHLSPEVPFDTLFDRLTRYANFTPLANVTGAPAISLPMAQTADNLPVSIQLMGKYGGERTLLQLAFALESDYSPWAFRENAKSYSQAGAMAGAAL, encoded by the coding sequence ATGCTGGCCCAGGGCTTTCTGTGCCTTGGAAAAAGCACACTGCCGGAGTTCGGGTTTAACGCCACCACCGAGCCTCTCCATGATGCGCCCAGCCGCAACCCCTGGAACCTGGCCTACTCCACCGGTGCATCCTCTGGTGGTTCGGCTGCACTGGTCGCCAGTGGCGCAGTGCCCATTGCCCATGCCAACGACGGTGGCGGTTCAATACGTATACCAGCGGCCTGCTGCGGGCTGGTGGGTCTGAAACCAACACGTGGGCGCGTTATCGACAACGACGCCGCCAAATCTCTGCCTATCAACATTGTCAGCGACGGCGTGGTAACCCGCTCGGTACGCGACACCGCCAACTTTATCCACCAAGCCGAGCAGTATTTCCGCAACCCAAAATTGGCGGCGGTTGGTAAAGTGGAAGGCCCGCCTGACCGGCCACTGAAGATTGGGATGGTCATAGATTCCATCAACGGGCACGCAACGGACGACATTACCTGTGAAACCGTCGAAGCCACCGCGCGACTGCTTGAAGCACAGGGGCACCGTATCGAGCCTGTTCCCATACCCGTGAACTCAACTTTCCCCGATGATTTCGCAATGTACTGGGGGTTACTGGCTCTTGGCATGAAGCTCAATGGCCGCAAGATAACCCATCCGGATTTTGATAAACGACGGGTAGATGGCCTTACGGAAGGGATGAGCAGGATGTTCCTGAGTGGGGCTTGGCGGCTGCCAGCAATCCTGTGGCGCTTGCGTCGCGCGCGATTCGACTATGCCAAGGCAATGGAAGGCTTCGATGCAGTGCTGACGCCGGTTCTGGGACATACCACCCCAAAGCTTGGCCATCTCAGCCCAGAGGTGCCTTTTGATACCTTGTTCGACCGGCTAACCCGATACGCTAACTTTACGCCCCTGGCCAATGTTACCGGCGCACCGGCTATCTCGTTGCCCATGGCCCAGACTGCGGATAATCTTCCCGTTTCAATCCAGCTTATGGGGAAGTACGGCGGTGAGCGAACCTTGCTGCAGCTTGCGTTCGCACTAGAATCCGATTATTCCCCGTGGGCATTTCGGGAAAATGCTAAGAGTTATAGTCAAGCGGGTGCAATGGCCGGCGCCGCGCTCTGA
- a CDS encoding PhzF family phenazine biosynthesis protein → MSYPIYQVDAFTSEIFKGNPAAVMPLETWLPDETLQALATENNLSETAFFVREPGAEGSDFHIRWFTPSIEVPLCGHATLASAWVIFNKLNWPAEHIRFHSKSGPLGVQKAPGDWLILDFPNLPIEERETPALLSGALDGAPTTAFYVPSDANYMVVLENEAAVKAAQPDMRMLKELDNLGLIITAPGETADFVSRYFAPGMGLDEDPVTGSIHSVLVPYWAQKLGKTKLEARQLSARGGFLRCELKGDRVAIAGQAAFYMEGAVHI, encoded by the coding sequence ATGAGTTACCCCATCTATCAGGTAGACGCTTTTACCAGCGAGATTTTCAAGGGTAATCCGGCCGCTGTCATGCCGCTGGAAACATGGCTTCCAGACGAGACCTTGCAGGCGTTGGCCACAGAGAACAACCTGTCGGAGACTGCATTTTTTGTGCGCGAGCCTGGCGCTGAGGGCTCTGACTTCCATATCCGCTGGTTCACTCCGAGTATCGAGGTGCCTCTGTGCGGGCATGCCACTCTGGCCAGCGCATGGGTTATTTTCAATAAGCTGAATTGGCCTGCGGAGCACATTCGTTTTCACTCCAAAAGCGGACCACTGGGTGTCCAAAAAGCCCCGGGCGACTGGCTGATTCTAGACTTCCCCAACCTTCCTATTGAGGAGCGGGAAACACCGGCACTTCTCAGCGGCGCCCTTGACGGCGCGCCAACCACGGCCTTCTACGTACCCAGCGACGCCAACTACATGGTTGTTCTGGAAAACGAGGCAGCCGTGAAAGCTGCGCAGCCGGATATGCGGATGCTAAAAGAGCTCGACAATCTGGGCTTGATCATCACTGCACCTGGTGAAACCGCCGACTTTGTCAGCCGGTACTTTGCGCCCGGCATGGGTCTTGATGAAGACCCGGTTACTGGCTCGATTCACAGCGTTCTGGTGCCCTACTGGGCGCAAAAACTCGGCAAAACCAAGCTCGAGGCTCGGCAACTCTCAGCCCGTGGTGGTTTTTTGCGCTGTGAGTTGAAAGGTGACCGTGTTGCCATTGCGGGACAGGCTGCGTTTTATATGGAAGGAGCCGTGCATATATAG
- a CDS encoding PLP-dependent aminotransferase family protein, giving the protein MGVLYNQVADRLQALIQEGVYRDGDRLPGVRVLSKQLGVSISTVLQAHQTLEARGYLLARERSGYFVRLPVVDAPEPVMHKHRSRPVPVSAREMALDLCADERKRMVPLATAVPHADYLPLRQIQQSTIWAARRGLETLDYAFPGKESFRRQIAQRMAAVGVPITPDDVLVTNGAQEAIILGLRAVTKPGDIVAIESPSFPGILQALEVVGLRAMEIPTHPSEGLSLEGLQLALEQWPLKACVVVTNHSNPMGARMPDERKKQLVSMLAAAGVPLIEDDIYGDLYHSGERPKPAKAFDRTDNVIYCNSFSKTISPGLRLGWMLPGRYMASARQHKYFANLATSSIPQLAVAHFLEQGGYDRYLRCARQNYREAVERMRTAVARSFPAGTAVSRPQGGFVLWVQLPAGVSGTRVYHRARAENINVAPGLMFSISDKFESCLRLNGGNPWSERIDQAIARLGALTHEEQANNIGV; this is encoded by the coding sequence ATGGGCGTTCTATATAACCAAGTGGCAGACAGGCTTCAGGCACTGATTCAGGAGGGCGTGTATCGAGACGGCGATCGCCTGCCGGGCGTGCGGGTGCTGAGCAAGCAGCTTGGGGTCAGTATCTCAACGGTATTGCAGGCGCATCAGACACTAGAGGCTCGAGGCTATCTTCTAGCCCGGGAACGTAGTGGTTACTTTGTGCGCCTGCCAGTGGTCGATGCCCCAGAGCCTGTTATGCATAAGCATCGCAGCCGCCCAGTACCCGTCAGTGCCCGTGAGATGGCTCTGGATTTGTGCGCCGATGAGCGAAAGCGCATGGTGCCTTTAGCCACCGCAGTTCCCCATGCGGACTACCTGCCGTTGCGCCAGATACAACAGAGCACAATTTGGGCGGCCCGGCGTGGCCTTGAAACCTTGGATTATGCCTTTCCCGGCAAAGAGTCATTCCGAAGGCAAATTGCACAGCGTATGGCGGCTGTGGGGGTTCCTATTACGCCCGATGACGTACTGGTTACCAACGGTGCTCAGGAAGCCATTATTCTCGGCTTGCGTGCGGTTACGAAGCCCGGCGACATAGTGGCGATCGAGTCACCGTCGTTTCCCGGAATTCTGCAGGCGTTAGAGGTGGTTGGGTTACGGGCGATGGAAATTCCTACGCATCCGTCTGAGGGCCTTAGTCTCGAAGGTCTACAGTTGGCCTTGGAACAGTGGCCGCTGAAGGCTTGTGTGGTGGTGACCAACCACAGCAACCCCATGGGCGCCAGAATGCCCGATGAGCGCAAGAAACAACTGGTGTCGATGCTGGCTGCCGCGGGAGTACCGTTGATTGAAGATGATATATACGGCGATCTTTACCACTCCGGCGAAAGGCCCAAACCCGCGAAAGCTTTTGACCGCACAGACAACGTCATTTACTGCAATTCCTTTTCAAAAACCATTTCTCCGGGCCTAAGGCTGGGTTGGATGCTGCCTGGGCGCTACATGGCCAGTGCCAGACAACACAAATATTTTGCTAACCTGGCTACGTCTTCCATTCCGCAATTGGCCGTTGCCCATTTTTTGGAGCAGGGTGGTTATGATCGTTATCTGCGTTGTGCACGACAGAATTACCGCGAGGCAGTAGAGCGCATGCGTACTGCGGTGGCACGGTCATTCCCTGCTGGCACGGCAGTAAGCCGGCCCCAAGGCGGTTTTGTGCTCTGGGTACAATTGCCCGCTGGTGTTTCGGGCACCCGGGTTTACCACCGTGCCAGGGCGGAGAATATCAACGTGGCACCGGGCTTGATGTTCTCGATTTCAGACAAGTTCGAGTCCTGCCTGCGACTGAACGGTGGCAACCCCTGGAGCGAGCGGATCGACCAGGCAATCGCAAGGCTTGGCGCGCTGACTCATGAGGAGCAAGCCAATAATATTGGTGTATAG
- a CDS encoding acyl-CoA synthetase, with the protein MTSIFDQGLAPVDANYAVQSPIDFIERTASVYPDFPAIIHGAIRYTWSQTYDRSRRLASALKGRGINRGDTVAAMLPNIPAMVECHFGVPMIGAVLNALNIRLDAEAIAYMLEHGEAKAVIADREFGEVVREAVSRMDNKPLIIDVDDPEYGEGVQVSDLDYEAFLNEGDPQFEWKFPENEWDAISLNYTSGTTGNPKGVVYHHRGAYLNALGNQTVWSMGMHPVYLWTLPMFHCNGWCFPWTITAMAGTHVCLRRVDPVKILQLIKEHQVTHMCGAPIVLNALLNVPPEAKAGINHEVRSMIAGAAPPAQVIGAVEEMGIKVTHVYGLTEVYGPVTVCAWKSEWDELPLHDRATIKARQGVRYHTLAGTMVGDINTMEAVPKDGKTIGEIFLRGNTVMKGYLKNPKATEEAFRGGWFHTGDLAVWHEDGYMEIKDRLKDIIISGGENISTIEVEGALYRHPAILEAAVVARPDEKWGETPCAFVTLKPEAGDVSEEEIISFCREHLARFKVPKTIVFSELPKTSTGKIQKFVLRDQAKALE; encoded by the coding sequence ATGACCTCAATTTTCGATCAGGGCCTTGCCCCCGTTGATGCGAACTACGCCGTTCAATCCCCAATTGATTTTATTGAACGTACTGCCAGTGTGTATCCGGATTTCCCCGCCATTATCCATGGGGCTATCCGCTACACCTGGTCGCAGACCTACGATCGCTCACGGCGCTTGGCGTCGGCATTGAAAGGGCGTGGCATCAATCGGGGCGATACCGTAGCCGCCATGCTGCCCAATATTCCAGCCATGGTGGAGTGCCATTTCGGTGTACCGATGATTGGCGCGGTCTTGAACGCGTTGAATATACGTCTGGATGCAGAAGCCATTGCTTACATGCTGGAGCACGGTGAAGCGAAGGCTGTGATCGCAGATCGGGAATTCGGTGAGGTGGTTCGCGAGGCCGTTAGCCGTATGGACAACAAGCCACTGATCATCGATGTCGACGATCCGGAATACGGCGAGGGTGTTCAGGTCAGCGATCTGGACTACGAAGCCTTCCTGAACGAGGGCGATCCGCAGTTTGAATGGAAATTCCCCGAAAACGAGTGGGATGCTATATCGCTGAATTACACTTCCGGAACCACCGGTAACCCCAAAGGTGTGGTGTATCACCATCGTGGTGCCTATTTGAACGCCCTGGGCAATCAAACCGTGTGGTCCATGGGTATGCACCCGGTGTATTTGTGGACGCTGCCGATGTTCCACTGCAATGGCTGGTGCTTCCCTTGGACCATTACCGCCATGGCAGGCACCCATGTGTGCCTGCGCCGGGTAGATCCGGTGAAGATCTTGCAGTTGATCAAAGAACACCAGGTCACCCACATGTGCGGTGCGCCCATTGTGCTGAACGCATTACTAAATGTGCCGCCCGAGGCCAAAGCAGGTATTAACCACGAAGTCCGTTCCATGATCGCGGGCGCGGCGCCTCCGGCTCAGGTAATTGGCGCGGTTGAGGAAATGGGCATTAAGGTGACTCACGTATACGGCCTAACGGAAGTCTATGGGCCGGTAACGGTGTGCGCTTGGAAATCCGAGTGGGACGAGCTGCCGCTGCATGACCGTGCGACGATTAAAGCCCGCCAGGGCGTTCGCTATCACACGCTTGCGGGCACCATGGTCGGTGACATCAACACGATGGAGGCGGTTCCCAAAGATGGCAAAACCATTGGAGAGATCTTCCTGCGCGGTAATACCGTGATGAAGGGTTATCTGAAAAACCCAAAAGCTACTGAAGAAGCTTTCCGCGGCGGCTGGTTCCACACCGGCGACCTGGCTGTGTGGCACGAAGATGGCTACATGGAAATCAAAGATCGCCTGAAGGACATCATTATTTCTGGCGGCGAGAACATTTCCACCATTGAAGTTGAGGGTGCGCTTTATCGACACCCCGCCATTCTGGAGGCTGCCGTGGTGGCGCGCCCGGATGAAAAGTGGGGCGAGACGCCCTGTGCGTTTGTCACCCTAAAACCGGAAGCAGGAGACGTGAGCGAAGAGGAGATTATAAGCTTCTGTCGCGAACACCTGGCCCGTTTCAAGGTTCCGAAAACCATCGTGTTCTCCGAGCTGCCCAAGACATCGACGGGCAAGATTCAGAAGTTTGTACTCAGAGATCAGGCCAAAGCTCTGGAGTAA
- a CDS encoding NAD(P)/FAD-dependent oxidoreductase: MTASSSNQYDLIIIGAGAAGLMCAATAGYRGRKVLVLDHANKPGKKILMSGGGRCNFTNLNSTPANFLSDNPPFCISALKRYTSQHFLDLVERHGIEHEEKAAGQLFCKDSAKDIVAMLLTECEWAGAEIRMKTNVKSVAQEAEHYRVNTGSGSLTCESLVIACGGLSIPTMGATGFGYEIAGQFGLTVLPTRAGLVPFTLHPELKQQLAPLSGVSCPVEAACNHHHFREPMLVTHRGLSGPSMLQISSFWQPGDPLTINLLPERNIQEDLASLRKQKPQSTVAQYLAQHLPKRFAQAFNELYDWQGPLQGYRNNDLEQIADTLGQWTVKPAGTEGYRTAEVTLGGVDTRQLSSKTMAALDHPNLYFIGEVVDVTGHLGGHNFQWAWASGVAAGQTV; this comes from the coding sequence ATGACGGCAAGTTCCAGCAACCAATACGACCTGATCATCATAGGGGCCGGCGCCGCTGGGCTTATGTGCGCCGCCACAGCAGGCTATCGCGGGCGCAAGGTGCTGGTACTCGATCACGCAAACAAGCCTGGGAAAAAGATTCTCATGTCCGGTGGCGGGCGCTGTAACTTCACCAATCTCAACAGCACGCCTGCCAATTTTTTATCAGACAACCCGCCCTTCTGCATTTCTGCACTTAAACGCTATACGTCGCAGCACTTTCTGGATCTTGTTGAGCGCCACGGCATAGAGCACGAAGAAAAAGCCGCCGGCCAACTGTTCTGCAAGGACAGCGCTAAAGATATAGTCGCCATGTTGCTGACGGAATGCGAATGGGCGGGCGCTGAGATTCGCATGAAGACCAACGTTAAGAGCGTTGCCCAAGAGGCTGAACACTACCGCGTGAACACTGGCTCTGGCAGTTTAACCTGTGAATCCCTGGTTATCGCCTGCGGCGGTTTGTCCATTCCGACCATGGGCGCCACAGGATTCGGTTACGAGATCGCCGGGCAGTTCGGCCTCACGGTTCTGCCCACCCGGGCCGGGCTGGTGCCCTTCACCCTGCACCCAGAACTGAAACAGCAACTAGCACCATTGTCTGGCGTTAGTTGCCCGGTAGAAGCAGCCTGCAACCATCACCACTTCCGTGAACCCATGCTGGTCACACACCGGGGCCTGAGTGGGCCGTCGATGTTGCAGATCTCCAGTTTCTGGCAGCCCGGCGATCCACTGACCATTAACCTGCTACCGGAACGCAATATCCAAGAAGATCTGGCGTCCCTGCGCAAACAAAAACCGCAGTCCACCGTGGCTCAATACCTCGCCCAGCACCTGCCCAAACGCTTCGCGCAGGCATTTAACGAGCTTTATGATTGGCAAGGCCCACTTCAAGGCTATAGAAACAACGACCTTGAGCAAATTGCAGATACTCTGGGCCAGTGGACGGTGAAGCCAGCGGGAACAGAAGGATATCGGACTGCTGAGGTTACACTGGGCGGGGTAGACACCCGCCAGCTTTCATCAAAAACCATGGCCGCGCTGGATCACCCAAACCTGTACTTTATCGGCGAAGTTGTGGACGTAACCGGCCATCTGGGCGGGCACAACTTTCAATGGGCATGGGCTTCCGGAGTGGCGGCCGGACAAACAGTTTGA
- the djlA gene encoding co-chaperone DjlA: MLFAIIVGGLIGYAFGKFLGFLVGAAIGAFLLNRIKSRLVGKLQNIQSGFIESVFAVMGALCKADGVVSEDEIQVAEAMFVRFRLNETQRATAKAAFSRGKAEGFDLDAELQHFLRISGGQPAFLQMFLQVQFSAVAADGVVHPAEREMLMRIARGLGLPESQIDQLEAMLRGAHSSQAGGQQRSTAQQTDDAYKVLGVSSSISDAELKKVYRKLMSENHPDKLAGRGLPESMREMAEERTQEITHAYDVIKEFRENSA, translated from the coding sequence ATGCTGTTTGCAATCATCGTTGGTGGTTTGATTGGTTACGCCTTTGGCAAATTCCTCGGTTTTCTTGTGGGCGCTGCTATTGGTGCGTTTCTGCTTAACCGTATAAAAAGCCGCCTGGTTGGCAAACTCCAGAACATTCAATCGGGCTTCATCGAATCTGTATTTGCGGTTATGGGCGCCCTTTGCAAGGCAGATGGCGTCGTCTCAGAAGATGAAATACAAGTGGCCGAGGCCATGTTTGTGCGCTTCCGACTTAACGAAACCCAAAGGGCGACAGCCAAAGCTGCGTTCAGCCGTGGCAAAGCCGAAGGCTTTGATCTGGATGCGGAGCTGCAGCACTTTCTGCGTATTAGTGGGGGCCAGCCAGCCTTCCTGCAAATGTTTCTTCAAGTGCAATTTTCTGCGGTTGCGGCAGATGGTGTGGTACACCCCGCCGAACGCGAGATGCTGATGCGCATTGCCCGCGGCCTGGGCCTGCCAGAAAGCCAGATCGATCAATTGGAAGCCATGTTGCGCGGGGCGCACTCCAGCCAGGCAGGCGGCCAACAACGCTCTACCGCCCAGCAAACAGACGATGCCTACAAGGTTCTTGGGGTATCGTCCTCAATCAGTGATGCCGAGCTCAAAAAGGTGTATCGCAAGCTGATGAGCGAGAATCATCCAGACAAACTTGCAGGGCGCGGACTTCCGGAGAGCATGCGCGAAATGGCGGAGGAGCGTACACAGGAAATTACCCACGCTTACGATGTGATCAAAGAATTCCGTGAAAACAGCGCCTGA